A section of the Paenibacillus odorifer genome encodes:
- a CDS encoding 2,3-butanediol dehydrogenase gives MQALRWHNVKDLRLETIEEPAALEGKVKIKIEWCGICGSDLHEYVAGPIFIPQGTVHPLTGEKAPVVMGHEFSGQIVEVGKGVSKFNVGDRVVVEPVFACGECVACRQGKYNLCEKMGFLGLAGGGGGFSEYVAADQHMVHKIPDSLSYEQGALVEPSAVALHAVRSSQLKVGDKAVVFGAGPIGLLVIEALKASGAAEIYVVELSEERKSKAEELGGIVIDPKQYDVVEEIQKRTDGGVDVAFEVTGVPPVLTQAINSTKLSGQIMIVSIFEKDATITPNNIVLKERNLTGIIGYRDVFPAVISLMEQGYFPAEKLVTKRIKLNEVIDHGFEALLKEKNQVKILVSPKQ, from the coding sequence ATGCAAGCATTAAGATGGCATAACGTCAAAGATCTACGGTTAGAAACGATTGAAGAACCAGCAGCCCTTGAAGGAAAAGTGAAAATCAAAATCGAATGGTGCGGAATTTGTGGCAGCGATCTTCATGAATATGTAGCCGGCCCTATTTTCATCCCCCAAGGTACTGTTCATCCCCTTACTGGTGAAAAAGCTCCAGTCGTAATGGGACATGAATTTTCTGGACAAATCGTAGAAGTAGGTAAAGGCGTTAGCAAGTTTAATGTTGGTGATCGCGTCGTCGTCGAGCCTGTTTTTGCATGTGGTGAATGTGTGGCTTGTCGACAAGGTAAATATAATCTTTGTGAAAAAATGGGCTTCCTAGGTTTGGCTGGTGGTGGCGGTGGATTCTCAGAATACGTCGCAGCAGACCAACATATGGTGCACAAAATTCCAGACAGCTTATCCTATGAACAAGGTGCTCTCGTGGAACCTTCTGCCGTTGCTCTACACGCTGTTCGTTCCAGTCAACTAAAGGTTGGAGATAAAGCTGTAGTATTCGGTGCTGGCCCAATCGGTTTGCTGGTCATTGAAGCTTTGAAAGCATCCGGTGCAGCGGAAATCTATGTTGTAGAACTTTCTGAAGAACGTAAGAGTAAAGCTGAAGAACTCGGTGGTATTGTAATCGATCCTAAACAATATGATGTGGTCGAAGAAATTCAAAAACGTACCGATGGTGGCGTAGATGTTGCTTTTGAAGTCACTGGCGTCCCTCCCGTTCTAACCCAAGCCATTAATTCCACTAAATTGAGTGGACAAATCATGATCGTTAGTATTTTCGAAAAAGATGCTACGATTACTCCAAACAATATCGTACTTAAAGAACGCAACTTAACTGGTATCATCGGATACCGTGATGTTTTCCCAGCTGTAATTAGCTTGATGGAACAAGGGTACTTCCCTGCTGAGAAGCTTGTTACTAAGAGAATTAAACTGAATGAAGTGATTGATCACGGGTTTGAGGCACTTTTGAAAGAAAAAAATCAAGTGAAAATCCTTGTAAGTCCTAAACAATAA
- a CDS encoding LacI family DNA-binding transcriptional regulator yields MANKNKVTIEDVAKRAGVGIATVSRAINNSEGISSKTKALVLQVIEEMGFTPNTSAQSLKIRQTKQIALAVPDIRNAIIPDIAWSVEQAAKQHSYRVIQINTSGNPRTELETIREVKKLHVDGLIIMPLAYPKTMVELINKSSVPVSIINYGKRITENVKADIVSLSRFEGQLVMEHLINIGRTRIAYAGAQKDLIEDRYLAYQQALKQVDISLVYFGEDFSLQTGLQAADYFYSLTHMPDAIYAVNDMVAIGIVNRFKELGVRVPEDVAVVGVDNNSWTTITTPQISSVSIMGNEVARLATQLLLQRIQDNITGEYQRVQLDPRLIVRESSVSVRRSTN; encoded by the coding sequence GTGGCTAATAAAAACAAAGTAACCATAGAGGATGTAGCGAAACGGGCGGGGGTAGGTATTGCTACTGTCTCAAGAGCCATTAATAATTCAGAGGGAATTAGTTCCAAGACCAAGGCGCTGGTACTTCAAGTGATTGAGGAGATGGGTTTCACTCCGAACACCTCTGCGCAAAGCCTTAAAATCCGCCAAACGAAGCAAATTGCTCTGGCCGTTCCTGACATCCGCAACGCAATTATTCCGGATATCGCCTGGTCCGTAGAGCAAGCCGCTAAACAACATAGCTATCGGGTAATTCAAATTAATACTTCTGGCAACCCGCGCACTGAGCTCGAAACGATTCGTGAGGTCAAAAAATTACATGTAGATGGACTCATTATCATGCCTCTTGCTTATCCAAAGACCATGGTAGAGTTAATTAATAAATCGAGTGTTCCGGTCTCCATCATTAACTACGGGAAAAGAATCACAGAAAATGTGAAAGCAGACATCGTCAGCTTGTCACGTTTTGAAGGTCAATTAGTGATGGAGCATTTAATCAATATCGGTCGAACTAGAATTGCATATGCAGGAGCTCAAAAAGATCTTATTGAAGATCGTTATCTTGCCTATCAGCAAGCTTTAAAACAAGTGGATATTTCGCTTGTTTATTTTGGCGAAGACTTTTCCTTGCAAACGGGGTTACAAGCTGCTGATTATTTCTACAGCCTGACACATATGCCAGACGCTATTTATGCAGTGAATGACATGGTGGCGATAGGTATTGTAAATCGTTTTAAAGAATTAGGCGTTCGTGTTCCGGAAGATGTGGCGGTGGTTGGGGTGGATAATAACTCATGGACAACTATTACAACGCCTCAGATTAGTTCGGTTTCCATCATGGGGAATGAAGTGGCGCGTTTAGCCACACAGCTTCTTTTACAACGTATTCAGGATAATATTACCGGGGAGTATCAAAGGGTGCAGCTTGATCCACGATTAATCGTGCGAGAGTCGAGTGTTTCGGTTAGACGTAGTACGAATTAA
- the cysK gene encoding cysteine synthase A: MANIYKSLTDLIGNTPLLEISKYSKTQNVEARVLAKLESFNPAGSVKDRIGYALIKDAEERGLINKDSVIIEPTSGNTGIGLAFAAASLGYSLIIVLPDTFSIERRKLMLALGAELVLTPGTEGMSGAVRKAEQLAAEIPNSFIPQQFSNPANPEIHRTTTAEEIWRDTDGDVDIFIAGVGSGGTISGVGKALKEKNPAVQIVAIEPFDSPVLSGGRPKGHGIQGIGANFIPENYDNEVVDEIFQVKNDDAYSVSRALARTEGLLVGISSGAAVYAATQIAKRPENKDKTIVVILPDTGERYLTTTLFDF; encoded by the coding sequence ATGGCTAATATTTACAAGAGCTTAACCGATCTGATCGGAAATACACCGTTATTAGAGATTTCAAAGTATAGTAAAACCCAAAACGTAGAAGCAAGGGTTCTTGCCAAGCTGGAATCCTTTAATCCTGCAGGTAGTGTTAAGGATCGTATTGGGTATGCATTGATCAAAGATGCGGAAGAGAGAGGTCTCATCAATAAAGATTCTGTCATTATTGAGCCTACCAGTGGAAACACTGGGATTGGACTTGCTTTTGCAGCTGCTAGCTTGGGGTATTCACTGATCATCGTCCTACCAGATACATTTAGTATTGAACGCCGTAAATTAATGCTGGCACTAGGTGCTGAGCTTGTGTTAACACCGGGAACTGAAGGGATGAGCGGAGCTGTAAGAAAGGCAGAACAATTAGCTGCGGAAATTCCAAATTCATTTATTCCCCAACAATTCAGCAATCCTGCGAACCCGGAAATACACAGAACGACTACAGCTGAGGAAATTTGGCGGGATACCGATGGAGATGTAGATATTTTTATAGCAGGTGTTGGTTCTGGAGGCACTATCTCGGGTGTTGGAAAAGCGTTGAAAGAAAAGAACCCCGCAGTCCAAATCGTTGCTATCGAGCCGTTTGACTCCCCTGTTTTATCAGGAGGCCGTCCTAAGGGACATGGGATTCAGGGCATTGGAGCTAACTTTATTCCGGAGAATTACGATAATGAGGTAGTGGATGAGATTTTTCAGGTGAAAAATGATGATGCCTATAGCGTATCACGTGCACTTGCGAGAACAGAGGGTTTGCTGGTGGGTATCTCCTCCGGAGCAGCTGTTTACGCAGCTACACAAATCGCTAAGCGTCCTGAGAATAAAGACAAGACCATCGTGGTAATTCTGCCGGATACCGGTGAGCGTTACTTAACAACTACTCTGTTTGATTTTTAA
- a CDS encoding TPM domain-containing protein — MNTRTLKILLRTTLAALLLSVLLLPAVSLAKTAVPKHTGSFYVNDFANVIDEKAENYMVNYGIRLHQATGAQVVLVTVDSTEGVSMEEYAKSLFNSWGVGAADKNNGLLLLLSIKDDDYWAVQGKGIEESLPNSKIKEILSQYLEPDFAAKTYSNGARKTYGAFIQAMGGTWAENVGTKNYVSDNAGVLKKVTKDYLNDSSNRYKTTTGSGIYVVTVKNAGDKTLQDYTYMKFASVGAGPKDVMLVLDIGGDNYHVLQGKDIDKILTNEAISNILNTVLEPQFVKKDYGTGATTTVNSFYSFLLARADHPQGVTGNNGNNVNPGTTTNSGTSSTTATSGGEAVSKSKAFLIFSAIFGSLILFGFTASRRNRYIEMYGLPFNPYSQRNIRRYGPWHGQADYGYGRRWHRRYYHHHHNHHRNTPSNNSQSSFWGNSGGGGSTNGGGAGRYSSSNENHGGGGSSSGGGAGRHSSSSSSSSRSNNDSGSSGGGGYSGGGGSSGGGGSASGGGGVGRH, encoded by the coding sequence ATGAACACGAGAACTCTAAAAATACTGCTACGTACCACACTTGCTGCCTTATTGTTAAGTGTATTGCTTTTGCCGGCTGTAAGTTTAGCCAAAACTGCTGTACCTAAGCATACGGGTTCATTTTATGTGAATGATTTTGCGAATGTGATTGACGAGAAAGCAGAGAATTACATGGTGAACTACGGTATTCGATTACATCAGGCTACTGGAGCTCAAGTTGTGCTTGTAACTGTCGACTCTACTGAAGGGGTTTCGATGGAAGAGTATGCAAAATCGCTTTTCAATAGCTGGGGTGTGGGGGCTGCGGATAAAAATAACGGTCTGCTGCTGCTCCTTTCTATAAAAGATGATGATTATTGGGCGGTACAAGGTAAAGGTATAGAGGAATCATTGCCTAACAGTAAGATTAAAGAGATTCTTTCACAATATCTTGAGCCGGATTTCGCAGCTAAAACATACAGTAATGGTGCTAGGAAGACGTATGGAGCTTTTATTCAAGCTATGGGCGGTACTTGGGCAGAAAATGTTGGCACCAAAAATTACGTATCCGATAATGCGGGTGTGCTCAAAAAAGTAACTAAAGACTATCTGAACGATTCCAGCAACAGATATAAAACAACAACCGGAAGTGGAATTTATGTGGTTACCGTAAAAAATGCTGGAGATAAAACATTGCAGGACTATACCTATATGAAGTTTGCTTCGGTAGGTGCTGGTCCTAAGGATGTTATGCTTGTATTGGACATAGGCGGAGACAACTATCATGTTCTACAAGGCAAGGATATCGACAAGATTTTAACCAATGAGGCTATTAGTAATATTTTAAATACCGTGCTTGAACCCCAATTTGTGAAAAAAGATTACGGAACGGGAGCTACAACGACAGTTAATTCGTTCTACAGTTTCTTGTTAGCGAGAGCGGATCATCCGCAAGGAGTCACTGGAAACAACGGAAACAATGTTAATCCTGGAACTACAACGAATTCTGGTACTTCCTCTACTACAGCTACAAGTGGAGGTGAGGCGGTTAGTAAAAGCAAGGCTTTTCTAATTTTCTCAGCGATTTTTGGTTCGCTCATCTTATTTGGATTTACTGCTTCACGACGCAATAGATATATAGAAATGTATGGTTTGCCATTTAATCCATATAGTCAAAGGAATATACGCCGTTATGGTCCTTGGCATGGTCAAGCGGATTACGGTTATGGCAGACGATGGCACAGACGTTATTATCATCACCATCATAATCATCATAGAAATACACCATCCAATAACTCACAGTCAAGCTTCTGGGGAAACAGTGGTGGCGGAGGCTCTACTAACGGTGGCGGTGCAGGAAGGTATTCCTCAAGCAACGAGAACCATGGTGGTGGAGGTTCCAGCAGTGGTGGCGGAGCAGGAAGACATTCTTCCAGCTCTTCAAGCAGCAGCAGATCTAACAATGATAGTGGCTCTTCCGGTGGAGGAGGTTATTCCGGCGGTGGTGGCTCATCAGGTGGCGGCGGTAGCGCTAGCGGCGGAGGTGGAGTAGGAAGACATTAG
- a CDS encoding phosphodiester glycosidase family protein: MSTSSLPQRSNARNKKPVKKPIKKRKKRSFFRTLSKVFLFCLFLMIAAGGWLYFAPSAQNLRYTIADTLITTQHRYMAKYIIGEDQLKDRVTEYTARFEEMGDEIDTHTIAPEPEVVEKPLVEIENVSGSGYTGYVMIVNDPTKVRLGIPNKIGSGEKVTSMVKRTGAVAGVNGGGFADPNWKGNGFKPIGIVVSQGKLYYNGLGGKKSTQIVGLDKQGKMVAGNYTLDEISKMGVQEAVTFSPRLIVNGKGLIKNAAEGWGIAPRTAMGQRADGAIIFVVIDGRQPTYSIGANLYDVQQILLKHGAVIAANLDGGSSTVLVKDNEIMNKPSSQYGERYLPTAFLVFEHPEQVDMPNIWKGLDPAKIDAGKKRTQ; encoded by the coding sequence GTGAGCACTTCATCATTACCTCAACGTTCCAATGCACGCAATAAGAAACCTGTTAAGAAACCAATAAAAAAGCGTAAGAAACGGAGTTTTTTTCGCACCTTATCCAAAGTTTTTTTATTCTGCTTATTCTTAATGATCGCTGCTGGTGGATGGCTTTATTTTGCACCCTCGGCTCAGAACTTACGTTATACGATCGCAGATACGCTAATTACAACACAACATCGCTATATGGCTAAATATATTATAGGTGAAGATCAACTGAAGGACCGGGTAACCGAGTATACCGCCCGTTTTGAAGAGATGGGGGACGAAATAGATACACATACGATCGCTCCCGAACCTGAGGTGGTAGAGAAGCCACTTGTCGAGATTGAGAATGTCTCAGGCAGTGGTTATACCGGATATGTAATGATTGTTAATGATCCAACCAAAGTCCGGCTAGGAATACCTAATAAGATTGGTTCAGGTGAAAAAGTAACCAGTATGGTGAAGCGTACAGGCGCTGTCGCCGGAGTTAACGGTGGTGGGTTCGCTGATCCGAACTGGAAAGGTAACGGTTTTAAACCTATAGGAATTGTAGTCTCTCAAGGTAAATTATATTACAACGGTCTAGGCGGTAAAAAATCTACACAGATTGTTGGTCTTGATAAACAAGGAAAAATGGTTGCCGGGAATTATACACTAGATGAGATTAGTAAAATGGGGGTTCAGGAGGCAGTTACTTTTAGCCCGCGGCTAATCGTCAATGGCAAAGGATTGATTAAGAATGCAGCGGAAGGTTGGGGGATTGCACCTAGAACAGCAATGGGTCAGCGGGCAGATGGCGCTATTATTTTTGTGGTAATTGACGGTCGACAGCCTACTTATAGTATTGGAGCAAATCTCTATGATGTGCAGCAAATTTTGCTTAAGCATGGAGCCGTGATAGCGGCTAATCTTGATGGTGGATCTTCTACGGTACTTGTAAAAGACAATGAGATTATGAATAAACCTTCATCCCAATATGGTGAGCGGTATTTGCCTACAGCCTTTTTAGTTTTTGAGCATCCAGAACAGGTTGATATGCCAAATATTTGGAAAGGACTAGATCCTGCCAAGATTGATGCTGGGAAAAAGAGAACACAATAA
- a CDS encoding LysR family transcriptional regulator translates to MTLQQLRYAIEIANSGSMNEAAKKLFVSQPSLSNAIKELENELGITIFERTNRGISISVEGMEFLGYARQIIEQTELMENRYTGKKRSPIYFSISTQHYAFVVDAFVSLMKQSDVSEYNFSLRETQTYDIIEDVRTLRSDLGILYINESNYKHMNKLFSDGNLKFTPLFNTDPHLYVRTEHPLAQKERISQDDILPFPYITFEQGENNSLHFSEEMLSFSQIEKNIKVNDRATLTNLLMGTDGYTVGTGIMASDLNGNGLKTIPFESNEVFTVGWIAHKDRRPSVMASKYIEILNDLVSGSYFDLNHFLL, encoded by the coding sequence GTGACGTTGCAGCAGCTCCGCTACGCTATCGAAATTGCAAATAGTGGCTCCATGAATGAGGCGGCAAAGAAGCTCTTTGTTTCTCAACCGAGCCTGTCCAACGCTATTAAAGAGCTTGAAAATGAACTTGGGATTACCATCTTTGAACGGACGAACCGTGGAATAAGCATTTCTGTAGAAGGAATGGAATTTCTCGGATATGCCCGTCAAATCATTGAACAAACAGAGCTTATGGAGAATCGTTATACTGGGAAAAAGCGTAGCCCAATCTATTTTTCCATTTCGACTCAGCATTATGCTTTTGTGGTAGATGCTTTTGTGAGTCTCATGAAGCAAAGTGATGTCTCAGAGTACAACTTCAGCTTGAGAGAGACGCAAACCTACGACATCATCGAAGATGTGCGTACCCTCCGTAGCGATTTAGGGATTCTTTATATTAACGAGAGCAACTATAAGCATATGAATAAGCTGTTCAGTGATGGTAATCTGAAATTCACGCCACTCTTTAATACCGACCCACATCTTTATGTCAGAACTGAACATCCGCTTGCCCAGAAGGAAAGGATTTCGCAGGACGATATTTTACCTTTTCCGTATATTACTTTTGAACAAGGTGAGAACAATTCACTTCACTTCTCGGAGGAAATGTTAAGTTTTTCTCAGATTGAGAAGAATATTAAAGTGAATGACCGGGCAACCTTGACCAATTTATTAATGGGCACGGACGGTTATACGGTGGGTACAGGAATCATGGCATCCGATCTGAACGGTAATGGACTGAAGACGATTCCATTTGAGAGTAATGAAGTATTCACGGTTGGTTGGATTGCACATAAAGATCGCAGACCTAGTGTGATGGCATCCAAGTATATAGAAATCTTAAATGACTTGGTTTCCGGAAGTTATTTTGATCTAAATCATTTTTTACTATAG
- a CDS encoding 5-methyltetrahydropteroyltriglutamate--homocysteine S-methyltransferase codes for MIRPVTGTQRNAPPFRYDIVGSFLRTEEIKAARLQYENGEITGSELYEIENIEIAKLLELEKEVGLLAVTDGEFRRSWWHLDFFVGIKGTEKINLNQGSGRAETVQRAESFRIVDRISFEDHPMLQQFIKLKQMAGDRIPKMTIPSPALFHFVEEFNGNEVYPDKETLFQDIIAVYQTAIQAFYDAGCRYLQLDDTTWGTLSSGRHRAHLRSRGTDPDQLAKDYVRLINESIAKRPHDMTIALHVCRGNFRSTWFAAGGYEPVAEVLFSNTKVDAFFLEYDNERAGDFEPLRFIKDQFVVLGLVTTKHGGLESKEQLKARIEEAAQYVDIEKLCLSPQCGFASTEEGNILTEEEQWDKVRLVIETAREVWL; via the coding sequence ATGATTAGACCCGTAACTGGCACCCAGAGAAATGCTCCACCCTTTCGCTATGATATCGTCGGCAGCTTCTTGCGTACGGAAGAAATTAAAGCAGCCCGCCTCCAATATGAGAATGGTGAAATCACAGGAAGTGAGCTTTATGAAATAGAGAATATTGAGATTGCTAAACTACTGGAACTAGAAAAGGAAGTAGGATTATTAGCAGTTACAGATGGTGAATTTCGCCGTTCCTGGTGGCATCTTGATTTCTTTGTTGGAATTAAAGGAACTGAAAAAATTAACTTAAACCAAGGGAGTGGAAGAGCGGAAACGGTTCAGCGCGCGGAATCATTCCGAATTGTTGACCGAATTTCCTTTGAAGATCATCCGATGCTCCAGCAATTTATCAAGCTCAAGCAAATGGCGGGAGACCGAATACCCAAAATGACGATTCCTTCACCTGCATTATTTCACTTTGTGGAGGAGTTTAATGGAAATGAAGTTTACCCTGATAAGGAAACTTTATTTCAAGATATCATAGCGGTTTACCAAACTGCGATTCAAGCATTTTACGATGCAGGCTGCCGTTACCTCCAGTTAGACGATACAACTTGGGGAACGCTGAGCAGTGGTAGACATCGCGCACATTTACGCAGTAGAGGTACAGATCCAGATCAGTTAGCAAAGGATTATGTTAGGCTGATTAATGAGAGTATTGCGAAGCGTCCGCATGATATGACCATCGCTCTGCACGTATGCCGAGGTAATTTTCGCTCCACTTGGTTCGCTGCTGGTGGTTATGAGCCTGTTGCCGAGGTGCTTTTTTCCAATACAAAAGTTGATGCCTTTTTCTTGGAATATGATAATGAACGAGCTGGTGATTTCGAGCCTTTACGATTTATTAAAGACCAATTTGTAGTGTTGGGATTAGTGACAACCAAACATGGGGGTCTGGAGAGTAAAGAGCAGCTTAAGGCAAGGATCGAAGAAGCCGCGCAATATGTAGATATTGAGAAGCTGTGCCTAAGTCCCCAGTGTGGATTTGCTTCTACGGAGGAAGGAAATATTCTAACCGAAGAAGAGCAGTGGGATAAAGTACGCCTTGTGATCGAAACCGCCCGAGAGGTCTGGTTATAA
- a CDS encoding 5-methyltetrahydropteroyltriglutamate--homocysteine S-methyltransferase: MSTIQKGNQRTEVPFRVDIVGSFLRPETIKRARVQYQNNEISADELRKVEDTEITRVVKRQKAVGLKGVTDGEFRRSWWHLDFMWGIEGVTKKVSPVGYLFNGVETRAETAELSGKIRGTNHPMIADYRQLVSIAGNDVVARQTIPSPAQFLAELQRNQKTTVAVYNNQDELVADIAAAYREVIRDFYEAGCRNLQLDDCTWGMLCDKGYWEARQKEGVDVNEIAKLYAFVNNEAIKDHPADMVITMHVCRGNYASTWAASGGYEPIAEVLFGTVDVDGFYLEFDTDRAGDFAPLRFIKDQQVVLGLFSSKSGELENKEEIIGRIKEASQYVDINQLCLSPQCGFASTEEGNHLTDQQQWDKLQFIKEIADEIWQ; this comes from the coding sequence ATGAGTACCATCCAAAAAGGAAATCAAAGAACTGAAGTGCCATTCAGAGTAGATATCGTTGGCAGCTTCTTACGTCCGGAAACGATTAAGAGAGCTCGTGTCCAATATCAAAATAATGAAATCTCCGCTGATGAATTGCGCAAGGTTGAAGATACAGAGATTACCAGAGTCGTGAAAAGACAAAAAGCGGTCGGATTAAAAGGTGTAACGGATGGAGAGTTCCGCCGCTCTTGGTGGCATTTAGATTTTATGTGGGGCATTGAAGGGGTAACAAAGAAAGTCAGCCCAGTGGGCTACCTGTTTAATGGTGTAGAGACTAGAGCGGAAACTGCAGAATTATCCGGAAAAATCCGTGGGACTAACCATCCGATGATCGCTGACTACAGACAATTGGTTAGCATAGCGGGAAATGATGTAGTAGCTCGCCAAACGATTCCTTCGCCAGCGCAGTTCCTTGCTGAACTTCAGCGCAATCAAAAGACTACTGTAGCGGTTTACAACAACCAGGATGAACTAGTGGCTGATATTGCTGCAGCTTATCGTGAAGTTATTCGCGACTTCTATGAGGCAGGTTGCCGTAATCTGCAATTGGACGACTGCACATGGGGGATGCTCTGTGATAAAGGATATTGGGAAGCTCGTCAAAAAGAGGGTGTAGATGTTAACGAAATCGCTAAGCTATACGCATTTGTAAATAACGAAGCGATAAAAGATCATCCAGCAGATATGGTAATTACGATGCATGTATGCCGTGGGAACTATGCGTCCACTTGGGCAGCATCCGGCGGATACGAGCCTATCGCAGAAGTGTTATTCGGAACGGTGGATGTAGATGGTTTCTATCTGGAGTTCGATACGGATCGGGCCGGAGATTTTGCACCCCTTAGATTTATTAAAGATCAACAAGTGGTTTTAGGTTTGTTCAGTTCGAAGTCAGGTGAGCTTGAGAATAAAGAAGAAATCATAGGACGGATTAAAGAAGCTTCGCAATATGTGGATATCAATCAGTTGTGCCTGAGCCCACAATGTGGTTTTGCCTCTACGGAAGAAGGAAACCATCTGACAGATCAACAACAATGGGACAAACTGCAGTTTATTAAAGAGATTGCAGATGAAATATGGCAGTAA
- a CDS encoding YebC/PmpR family DNA-binding transcriptional regulator — protein sequence MGRKWNNIKEKKASKDANTSRVYAKFGVEIYVAAKKGEPDPEANRALKVVLERAKTYNVPKAIIDRALDKAKGSAEENYEELRYEGFGPSGSMIIVDALTNNVNRTAPLIRSTFSKNGGNMGVSGSVAYMFDSTAVIGVEGKTADEVIEMMFDAELDVRDVLEEDDAVIVYAEPDQFNAVQEVFKNAGITEFTVAELNMLPQNYVALPEDAQAQFEKLIDALEDLEDVQQVYHNVDSEEE from the coding sequence ATGGGTCGTAAGTGGAATAATATTAAAGAAAAGAAAGCTTCCAAAGACGCAAACACAAGTCGTGTTTATGCAAAGTTTGGTGTTGAGATTTATGTAGCAGCAAAGAAGGGTGAACCCGATCCAGAAGCGAACCGGGCTCTGAAAGTTGTATTAGAACGTGCAAAAACTTACAATGTACCAAAAGCGATCATTGACCGTGCGCTTGATAAAGCTAAAGGCAGCGCTGAAGAAAATTATGAAGAGCTTCGTTATGAAGGATTTGGACCTAGCGGTTCAATGATCATCGTTGATGCGCTCACAAATAACGTTAACCGGACAGCTCCATTGATCCGTTCAACCTTCAGTAAGAATGGCGGAAATATGGGTGTCAGCGGATCAGTAGCTTACATGTTTGACTCTACGGCCGTTATAGGTGTGGAAGGTAAAACTGCTGATGAAGTAATTGAAATGATGTTTGATGCAGAACTTGATGTACGCGATGTGCTGGAAGAGGATGATGCAGTTATTGTTTATGCAGAGCCTGATCAGTTCAATGCAGTGCAAGAAGTATTCAAAAATGCAGGCATCACTGAATTTACTGTTGCTGAGTTAAACATGCTTCCACAAAACTATGTGGCACTCCCAGAAGATGCTCAAGCTCAATTCGAGAAATTGATTGATGCTTTGGAAGACCTGGAAGATGTTCAACAAGTGTATCATAACGTAGATTCAGAAGAAGAATAA